The Nicotiana sylvestris chromosome 6, ASM39365v2, whole genome shotgun sequence genomic sequence TTCATAGCTGAAACTCCGAGAGAATCCATGCAGTCTTCTACTTCAATAAGTTGGAGCGTTGGAACATCCACAAAGCAAGGAGGGATCTCCTCAAGGTAGCAATAACCTTTGATAACTAGTTTTTCAAGCATGGGAAAGGATTCCTCTGAAGCTTTCCATTCTGTCAAATCCTTAATCTGTAATGTCAAGTATTTGAGTGCAGGGAACACGACATCTCTAACGTCCCAACAGTAGTTCAGATTCCAGAATCGAGATCCTCTTATTAATGTAAGACTCTCAAGCATCTGCAATTTTGCAATGTTTGACACTCTCTTTCGTTAGTGACATGTTGCGAATGCTCAAACGCCTAAGATTTGAAGGGAAGACAAAGTATTCGTCCCATCCAACTGAAGTATTGTATCCTTTCCTGCCTTTTTTGACTTCAAGTTCGAGAGATTGAAGGTGATTATGAACTTCTGGTATAGGAAACAAAGGACGGCAAGGTACATCTTGAATTTTGAGGCAGAGTTGTTCAAGATTGGGGAACCTCCACCAGAAACTTGGATTCATATCATCCACATATGTACAGCACATGCCAAATGTCTTCAAGTTCTCTAGCATAGTTGTTGAAGATTGTTCAAAAACTGCCCGGTCATCGTCATCCCATACCAAGGAAAATTTGGTTATATTCACATGCCTTAGCTTTGTCATTTTCCATATACCGAGCAATGTAATTGGATTGTAGCTGCATAAATAAACCTTTAGAGTTTGAAGATCGAGTAGGTGAGAAATCCACTCGAAATCAAATTCATTGACAAAAATTTCAAGGAATCTCAAGTGAGTTAGAGATTGTACTGCAGTAGTCCAAGAACTTGGCAAGAAGGCGGCATTCATCAAACGTAACACTCGAACAAGTCTTAATTTAACCAGTAAAGGTAAAAGATCTGATCGATAATAATTCCATGTGATGAATTGTACTGGATGAGCAATGAACTCCAAAGGCTTAGGCCATTCACCAGAACACTTAGTTTCCAGCTTGGACTCGAGCATTGGAATCCTATCCAGCCAATATTCGCAACGATCTAATTGTTCAACCAGATCATCATGAATATAAATGCATAACCGCGATTCCTTGGAATACACATGTTGATTTGGACTGTATGGCACTATCAACTGCATATACTTTTCTTCTGTAAGTTTTGCCAAGCAAAACTCACGCACTACATCGTGAACTGTGCAGTATTCTATGTCATCACATGCATTAAAACTCGCATTAGAGACCATCACTAGGCTTCTCTTAAGTAGATCATTCAAGCAAATTCTACATGTTTCCTCTATGTTCTCTGTGTCAATATTATCTACAAACTCTTCAGCCATCCATAATTGTAGCAAATAAGATACAAAAATCTTCTCGTCTTCTCGAAAGAATGCCATGTAAAGAAGGCATGATTTTAAGTGGTCTTCTAAATGATCATAACTTGATTGCAGTACCTTCATGCTTTGCTCTCCTAACACATGAGAACTTAAGTCATTTGCAACCTCAAGCCACAAGGATGGCTCCCTTTCCATTTTCATAATAATTCCAGCAATCAGGACAACCACAAGGGGCAATCCCTTACAGTGTTCTGCAACTTGTAACCCTGCTTCCCGTAGATTCGGAGGACAACTCTCTCCTCCAAATACTTTCTTCTGTAGCAATTCCCAACTCTCTTCCGTTGTCAGAAATCTAAGACAATAAGGATCACTACGGTGTTGAAGATGCTTAGCCACTTCTTCAATTCGAGTTGTTACAATTACTCTACTTCCATCTTTACCATTAGGGAAGCATAATCCCAAATCTTCCCATGCTTCGACTTTCCATATATCATCTAATACAATGAGATATCTCTTGCCTTTTAGACTCTTCTGCAACTTGTCCGCTATGTCAATGTCCTCCATGATTTCTCTCTTATCACTAGTTGCTTGTTTGAAAATCTCAATCAACAACTTCATCCTATTATATGTTTGCGAAACAGGAATCCATACTTTAACACCAAAGTGATTAACAATAGAAGGATTGTTGTAGACTTTCCTGGCCAAAGTTGTTTTTCCGAGACCTGGCATCCCAAAGATTGAGATGACATCTAGCTCCTTTGCTCCACCAGTCAATTTCTTCATTATACTTTCTGCATCTTTCTCAAAGCCCACAACTTCATCATCAGTTGATAGAAAACTACGTTTGCTGGAAGGCTTTGCAGAAGAAATAGTTCCTTTTTCACATGTCTCAACAACCTCCATCTCTAGTTGGTATCTTTCACGATTGTGGAAACTACTATCCAACTGCCTTACAGTTAATAGCTCTGTCACCTTCcataaaataaatcaaaacaaaGTTAGGGGTGTTCACGGCTCGGTTTGATTggtttttgattaaaaccaaaaccaaaccaatttaatcagtttttaaaattttaaaatcaaaaccaaaccaaattaaacACAAACCATCGGTTTGTTGTtattggtttggttcggtttggttaggtttttcgGTTTGTAGTAAGCTAATAATAAGTTGATAATAGTGAAACAATACTAGACAATAATCTGAAAATAATTtactaaatttatatttttttatatatttctttcGGAACTAAAAgtttatttacctctttatatgaaaagaaagaacaaaaaaaaacaactaaAAATTTGCTTTCTCAAGCTTTAACCAATGTAGTCATGCAatttgagtttgctttctttattCCTATGGTAggattttttttaactcttcCGTTAGGCAAAAGTATGTGCGGAGGAATAGAGAATTAAAGTCtcttaaggaaaagaaaattggccGATTCCTATTGTTTTGGGCTTAGGCAATCTTTTAAGATATAAGTAGGataaaccaaaattcaaaatatcaattaaattacataaaatatttaaaatcatttagaaaaagatattatattatatataaataattattaaattttatatataattaATCTGGTTGGTTCAGTTTAATTTT encodes the following:
- the LOC104220113 gene encoding putative late blight resistance protein homolog R1C-3, with product MEVVETCEKGTISSAKPSSKRSFLSTDDEVVGFEKDAESIMKKLTGGAKELDVISIFGMPGLGKTTLARKVYNNPSIVNHFGVKVWIPVSQTYNRMKLLIEIFKQATSDKREIMEDIDIADKLQKSLKGKRYLIVLDDIWKVEAWEDLGLCFPNGKDGSRVIVTTRIEEVAKHLQHRSDPYCLRFLTTEESWELLQKKVFGGESCPPNLREAGLQVAEHCKGLPLVVVLIAGIIMKMEREPSLWLEVANDLSSHVLGEQSMKVLQSSYDHLEDHLKSCLLYMAFFREDEKIFVSYLLQLWMAEEFVDNIDTENIEETCRICLNDLLKRSLVMVSNASFNACDDIEYCTVHDVVREFCLAKLTEEKYMQLIVPYSPNQHVYSKESRLCIYIHDDLVEQLDRCEYWLDRIPMLESKLETKCSGEWPKPLEFIAHPVQFITWNYYRSDLLPLLVKLRLVRVLRLMNAAFLPSSWTTAVQSLTHLRFLEIFVNEFDFEWISHLLDLQTLKVYLCSYNPITLLGIWKMTKLRHVNITKFSLVWDDDDRAVFEQSSTTMLENLKTFGMCCTYVDDMNPSFWWRFPNLEQLCLKIQDVPCRPLFPIPEVHNHLQSLELEVKKGRKGYNTSVGWDEYFMLESLTLIRGSRFWNLNYCWDVRDVVFPALKYLTLQIKDLTEWKASEESFPMLEKLVIKGYCYLEEIPPCFVDVPTLQLIEVEDCMDSLGVSAMNIKKEIEETTGCDSLQVRILE